Part of the Imperialibacter roseus genome, GTCTTCTTGGAAGAATTTTACCTTGTTCGTTTACAAATTTCAACAGGAAGTTAGCATCCTTGTAATCAATGTATTTGATTCCGTTCTTCTTAAAACGGCAATACTTCTTGATTTTCTGGATGTCCCTGTTGATGGGTTCGTTCATCAGTGTCATGCTGCGACCTCCTTATCTTTTTTGTTGAATTCGCCTTTCCTACGCTTGTTGTTGTACTCGACTGCGTCTTTGTTCAACGCAACGGTAAGGAAACGCATAACTTTTTCGTCACGACGGAACTCGGTTTCGAGTGCTGCCACAACCCCAGGAGCTGCTTTAAATTCAAAGTACTGATAGAAACCTGTGGTTTTGTGCTGGATCGGATACGCCAGCTTTTTCAAGCCCCAATTTTCCTCATTGACCATGTCAGCGCCATTGTCGACGGCCACGGTTTTGAATTTTTCAACAGCATCCTTCATCTGAACATCAGACAAAACGGGAGTTAAAATGAATACTGTCTCGTAATTGTTAAGCATTGTATAACTTATTAATTAAATGGGCTGCAAAGGTATGTAATTGATTCCTAATTGACAAGGCGCTGTCAGATAAGTTGATATGCCCCTTGATTATGCGTTGGAATCCTCAGAAAGAAGCGGAGATAGCTTGGATTATTTTACCGTAAAGGAGCCTGCGCCCATCAGGTAACCGTCGGTGTACACTTCCACTTTGTGAATGCCCAGCGCATATTCACTGCCCTTGTTGTAAAGAAAGGACAGTTTTTGGCGGGTATTGTCGAAAAGAATCTCTTGCTTGGCTGTGAAGTACATCTCACGGTTGTCGAACATAAAAGTACCTGATCCTCTCGTAACGTCGAAAAGCACGTTTCCATCAGGAGCCACTATGCGCACCAGCACATCCTTGCCGTCTACGGGTGCCACTTTGTTTTCAGCTATGTTGAACGTGACTTTGATCGATTCTATCTGACGATTTTTAAACTCGCCAATAGTTTCTTTACCCCTGCTATTGACAGCGGCTATTACCATGTTTTCCACCTTCAGTTGAGAGGCAAGGGCCACTTTTTCTTCAAGCTTGTTTTTGGACTGATTGAGGTCTCTTATGGAAGCTGTCAACTCATTTTTCTCTTCTTTCAGGCCTGTGTTCTCAGTTAAAAGCTTCTCATTGATGGCTCTTAGCTTGGTAATCTCTTCGTCTTGTGCAACCAGAAGTTCACGGTAACCTTCCACTCTGGCTTTTAGCTGCCCAATTTCTCTGTTGCTTCGGGTTCTTATGGCCTCTTTTTCTTTCTCCAGCTGCTCTTTCACTTTCAAAAGCGTGTCTATCTCACCACCCAGTTCGGTAATGGTTTGGATTCGTTTATCGAGTTCAGATGATACCGAATCAAGACTGAAATATGTTTCGGTCAGCTCCTCCTGCTTCGCCATATTGTCTGCCGTGAGCGATTTATTGGTGCTGTAGTCGATACCTATCTTCACTAAAGCCAACAACAAAAGGATAGCCAGGGCTATGACGATTGATTGCTGCTTTTTATTATTACTTCCTCCTTCACTCATGGTATTGGTCTATTACTGTGCACAATGTAAAAACAGCCGCAAAATTAGGGAACTAATGTCTTAAAACAATGTTAATTGCCGTCATTACAGCTAGTTTATGAATTTGGATGCCAATTTTTGAACAAAAAGATACCTGGATGGGTCAACTGGATGGGATGCCGGTGCCATTACCACACCTCTTAAGGCCTATTTTGATCAGCTCGCCGACAAACAAGCCAGGATTCTGATCCCTGGAGCGGGAAATGGCTACGAAGCCGAATACCTTTTCAAAGTGGGCTTCCAAAACGTTTTTGTTATAGATTTAAGTCGTGAACCGCTCAACAACCTTCGTCAAAGAGTACCGGAGCTGCCCCAAGAGCAGCTGATAGAAGGGGATTTTTTTGACCATAACGGCCAATACGATCTTATCGTCGAGCAGACTTTCTTTTGCGCAATCGATCCGTCACTGAGGCAAAGGTATGCCGGGAAAACATATGAGTTATTGAGGCCTGGAGGTAAGTTCGTGGGTGTTTTATTTGACGACCCGCTCAATAGCGACCGCCCACCTTTTGGCGGCAATGCTGCGGAGTACAGGACGTATTTTGAGCCACTGTTTGATTTTAAGGTATTTGAGACCTGTTACAATTCAATTCCACCCAGGGCTGGCAGGGAGCTATTTATCCATTTGACAAAAAAGGAAACCATTTCTTAGTCGTCAGTTTAGCACCATAGTACCTCTGTCTCTTTCCTCAAGTCAGGGTTGAAGAAAAGTATGCCGGCATGAAAAATATCAACCGACAGTGTCACCGTTTCATGCTGGGTTAGCTGCTGCCATGCCCGGTCCATTCCCGCCGACCAGTGAATGTCTCCGACTACGACGATGCTTTGCTGGTGCAGGCTCCCCCGCAAAGTCTCAAAGAATGAAAGTGTGGCTTCTTCGCTGTGATGCGCATCTATGAAGACCAGATCTAGTTTCGGTGTGGTTTGAATAAAAGGAATGAGCGCTTCCTGTGCCCTACCTTCTATAAGCTTTATGTTTTGGCAGGCCAGCCGATCAAAAGTCTCTCTAGCCATGGCGGCAATGGCCGGGCTTCCTTCAATGGTGGTTAATTGTCCTGAAGAAGCCTTGTTTATATAGGCAGCCGAAATGCCCAGAGAAGTGCCAATTTCCAGGCTGTGTTCGGGTTGCTGAAATCTTGTCAGTCGGTATAAAAAGAAACAAAAGGCTTGGGAAGACAGGCTGTGTTTCGCTATGCTTGCCACTGTTCGTTGTTGCGAGAGACTGACGAGCGAACCCGCTCCGGGGTCTTGCAAGTCGATGAGTCTTTTGTCCTTTAATAAAGCCTTGCGCAGCTTTTCAATAGGCTCGAAAGCCGCAGATGGGCTTTTGGGCTTTAGTACCTCATTATAAAACTTGAAAAGAAAAGGGCCGTGCAAAGACTGCTCATCAACAGCATTGAGCCAGTAGGAAAAGTATGCTTTGGCAGGATAAAGCCTTCTGGAAAGCAACAAGAATCAATTGAGTTTATAAGGCACCACCATGGTGAACTCTGGAATCTTCACTTGGAATTTTTTACCGTCGAGCACTTTTTCCATGAGGTAGGAGCCCAGCATTTTGCCAACGCCCGACCGGAGGTTGCATCCGCTTACGTACTGATGGGTTTCGCCGGGTTCCAGAATTGGCTGCTGGCCCACTACGCCTTCGCCTTCCACTTCCCTCACTTGCGTGTTGAGGTCGTGGATGTACCAGTGGCGGCGCAAAAGCTGTATGGTATTGTCTCCGCAGTTCTCTATGGTAATCTTGTAAGTAAACACAAAGTGCATCTGCTTCGGATTGGAGTATTCCGGCTGATATTCTGTGATGACGCTCACTTTTACCCCTTCTGTAATTTCAGTTACCATGAAATTGTAAGACTTAAATGCGGATGCCTATATTAGGGTTGGTTGTTGCCAGGAGGCTATTAAGATACAAAGAAAATCAAAAAAATGATTCATGGATGTAAAAATTGAAGAAAGCTGGAAGAAGAAATTGTTACCTGAATTTGACAAAAGCTATTTCGTCGACCTTACTTCTTTCGTAAAAGATGAATACTCAAAGCATATTGTTTACCCTCCAGGCAAAGAAATTTTCAGTGCATTTGCCCACTGTCCCTTTGATCAGGTAAAGGTGGTGATCATTGGCCAGGATCCATATCATGGCGCAAATCAGGCCAATGGCTTGTGTTTTTCGGTAAAAGACGGTATTAAAATGCCACCGTCGCTGGTCAATATTTTTAAAGAACTTGCCAACGATCTTGGAAAGGATATTCCTCCTTCGGGCAATCTGGAGCGTTGGGCCGATCAGGGTGTGTTGCTGCTCAATGCGACGCTAACCGTGAGAGCCAGCAGCCCGGGATCGCATCAGAACCGAGGGTGGGAAACTTTTACTGACGAAGTGATAAAGACGGTTTCGGCGGAAAAGGAAAATGTGGTTTTCATTTTATGGGGAGCTTATGCGCAGCGTAAAGGAGCCGTTATTGATAAGTCAAAACACTGTGTGATAGAATCACCGCATCCGTCTCCTTTTTCTGCACATAGTGGCTTTTTTGGTAGTAAGCCGTTTAGTAAAACGAATGAGTACCTGAAATCGAAGGGGTTAAGGGAGGTTGATTGGTGATTAATAGAAATAAAAATTTTATAAATTGACGTCACCAAACTAATACCTACAAAATGAAACTACTTACCAAACTCAATCAGTTAGTCCTGCTCTGCGCAGTTGTTTGCTTTAGCGCTTGTGATCAAAAAACCACTTCCAATTCCTCCGAAACCGAAGCTGAAACGGATACAGACAGCCTGGGGGCCATTTCACAGCCGCTTGTCACTGACCTTTACACGGCCGATCCGTCTGCGCACGTTTTCAACGGAAAAATCTATATCTATCCTTCGCACGATTTTGACGCTGGCATTCCTGCGAACGATAACGGCGACCATTTCGGCATGGTTGACTATCATGTATATTCTATGGATAAAATTGGAAGGCCAGTAACTGATCACGGTATAGCGCTCCATATAGACAATGTGCCTTGGGCAGGCCGACAAATGTGGGCGCCGGATGCTGCTCTCAAGGATGGGAAGTACTTTTTTTACTTTCCTGCCAAAGACAAAGAAGACGTGTTTAGGATAGGTGTGGCAGTTGCCGCTACACCCGATGGGCCATTTACACCAATGGATGAGCCTATTGAAGGCAGCTACAGCATTGACCCGGCAGTATTTACCGATGCCGATGGAAGCTCCTATATGTATTTCGGCGGCATCTGGGGTGGGCAATTGCAGCGCTGGGAGACGGGCGAATACGTGTCCTACGACTCATTTCCCGCCGGCGACCAGCCAGCCATCAGGCCCAGGGTGGCTAGAATGAATGATGATATGTTGGGCTTTGCTGAAGACGTGAGACAGGTGGATATTCTGGATGAAAATGGAGCTCCATTGCTTGCGGCGGACAACAATCGCAGGTTTTTTGAAGCGGCCTGGGTGCACAAATACAATGGCAAATATTACTTCTCTTATTCTACTGGTGATACCCATTTTATTTGCTACGCCACTGGCGATAATCCTTACGGGCCTTTTACCTATCAGGGCGTTGTGCTTAATCCTGTAATTGGCTGGACCAACCACCACTCTATAGTAGAAGTTGATGGTAAATGGTATCTGTTTTACCATGACAGTACTCTTTCTGGCGGGCAAACCCATTTAAGAAATATAAAGGTGACTGAGCTTACTTATCGGCCCGATGGAAGCATTATTACAATTGATCCTTACACTAAAAAATAGAACGGAGCGGGTTAATGGATGTAAAAGTACCAACCGACAGGCCTACCTGGGAAGGGGAAATCGCCACTTACTGGTTTGAAGACGAAATACTTGTTTCTCTCTCCAAAAGCATCAAACGTACCGTCGAGCTTATAGCCGGCAATGTGGAGCTGGTAAAAGACATAGCTCATAGCAAACCAATTCCGCTACTAATTTATCTCAAAAACTCTCCCGTGCCTGACAAGGAAACCCAGAAGTTTTCCAGAGAAATGCTGCCAGACATCTACACCGCCATGGCCATTGTGTCGAAGCCGGGTTTGTCGAGGTTCATTATGAACCTGCTGTTCAGCATGAGCAAACCGCCCATTCCGATGAAAAGCTTTACGGATGCGGAAAAGGCGAAAAAGTGGTTGAAGAAGGTAACAAATTGATTTTTTGCCTGGGTCGTTTCCTGAATGGCATCAGTTTCCAGGGGGCCTGTAATCTTCCATTTACAAAAGCGTAGCTTTTTTCAGTCCCCGACTTTTACCCACACTTATTTTTCTTTTGAGTTGAGAGTTTATTGATGTGCGTTGGCGCTTCTTAACTAAAGTCAATGAAATACATCATTGGGCTGACTTGTTTTGCCTCATCAAACTCAAAACAATAAGAACTATGAAAACAATCTTTACCGGAGCACTATGTCTCCTGCTAGCCCTGACCGCCTTTGGTCAGGCAAAGCAATTCACAATCAGTGGATACCTTAAAGATGAAAGCAATGGGGAGGCCCTTATCGGCGCCAATGTTTTTGTCAGAGAGATATCGGGCGGCACCACCGCCAACGTTTATGGCTTTTATTCCATTACGCTGGCGGAGGGTACTTACAACCTGGATGTCAGCTATGTTGGTTACGGCGACACACACAAGGTAATTGACCTGACCCAGGATATCAGGTTGGATCTGGAGCTGAGGTCGGCTGACGCAGAGCTGGAAACAGTGGTGATTACCAGCGAGGCCATTGATGAAAATGTGGCCAGTATTGAAATGAGTACGATTGAGTTGGAAATGAAGGCCATTGAAAAGCTACCGGCATTTGCCGGGGAGGTGGACGTGCTCAAAAGTATTCAGTTGCTGCCTGGTGTCAGTTCTGTAGGCGAGGGTACTGCTGGTTTCAATGTGCGTGGAGGAAGCGTCGGGCAAAACCTTGTGTTGCTTGACGAAGCTCCGGTGTACCAGTCGTCACACTTGTTTGGGTTCTTTTCGGTGTTCAATCCTGACGCCGTGAAAGATGTGAAGCTGTACAAAGGCGGCATACCCACCCGCTACGGTGGTCGCTTGTCATCCATTCTGGATATCCGAATGAAAGAAGGCAACAACAAAGACTATGATGTAGCCGGAGGTGTGGGTACCGTGTTTAGCAGGCTGGCGGTGGAAGGGCCAATTAAGAAGGATAAGTCTTCCTTCATTATTGCGGGTCGCCGGTCGTATGCTGACGTGCTGGTGCGGCCTTTTACCAATATGCTGTCTGACGGCGCAGGCATGTATTTCTACGACCTCACTGCCAAAACCAATTTCAACATCAATGATATAAACCGTGTGTACGTTTCCGGCTACCTGGGGCGTGACGTTTTTTCATTTGACGAATCGCAGGGTTTCGACTGGGGCAATCGTACGGCCACTGTGCGCTGGAATCACCTGTATGGTAACAAGCTCTTTTCCAATTTCTCAGCTTTTTACAGCAACTACGACTATGGTTTCAGCTTTGGCACCAACAAACTGGATAAGTTCGATTGGGCCGCTGAAGTAAGCACGTGGAATTTTAAGCCGGAGTTCAACTGGTTTCTGAATGTGAACAATGAGCTAACCTTTGGAGGGGAAGCAATTTTGTATGGCTTTGAGCCAGCCAATGCCTCGACAGTGAACAATGGCATCAGAACAGATATCAGCCTCGACCGGCGCAAAGCCCTGGAAACCGCTGTTTACCTGAGCAATGACCAGAAGCTGAGTGACAAACTGTTTGCTCAATACGGAGTGCGGTTCAGCTACTTCAACAACCTCGGTGGTAGCTTGATGACTTATGGCGACACCCTGGCAGGTGTGGAGAAACCGTTGCTTGCAGTGACAGAGAAAGGCGACTGGGAGTCGATTGCTTCCTATCAAAACGTTGAACCGAGGGCCTCGCTGAGGTATCAGCTTTCGGAGTTGAGCTCCGTGAAGGCCAGCTACAACCGCATGAGTCAGTATATCCACCAGATATCTAACACTACGGCCTCTACGCCAATTGATATCTGGCAGCCGTCGGACAACAACATTGCCCCGCAAATGGGTAATCAGGTGGCCATGGGCTACTTCAGGAACATTGGCGGAAAGCGTTTCGAGACCTCTGCCGAAGTATATTACAAGTGGAACAAGAACCAGGTCGACTACATCGACGGAGCTGAACTGTTCATCAACGAATTCATTGCTTCTCAGCTGCTTTCAGGCGTTGGCAGGGCTTATGGTCTGGAGCTTTATGTGAAGAAAAACGCCGGGAGACTGACCGGCTGGGTGAGCTACACACTGGGCAAGTCGGAGCTGAAAGTGGACGGGATCAATTTTGGAAACGACCGCAAGAACCATGAAGGCAACTGGTATGCTACCCGTTTCGATCAGCGCCACAACCTCAAGGTGGCTGGCTTCTACGACCTGACTAAGAGGGTTTCCCTTTCTGCCAACTTTAGCTTCATGTCAGGCACACCCACCACGTTTCCAACGGATCGTTACATGTCGGCAGGTTACGTCATTCCCTACGTGAGCGGAAGTGAGAGAAACAACTTCCGACTTCCAAACTACCACAGGCTGGATGCGTCACTTACAATTAACAATGTGTGGCGGGGCAAGAAGAACCGGTCAGGCAATGACCACATCGTTTTCTCCGTGTACAACCTGTACGCCAGAAAGAACCCTTTCAGCATCTACTTTTCTCAGGGCAGGGATAGACAAATGACAGATGCCCCTCAGCAAACGGCTGCTAAGCAGCTTTCTCTGATAGGCACACTGATTCCCGCCGTTACTTACAACTTCAAATTTTAACACTCAACAACAATGAAAAAGATCATATATATCGCATTAATTGTTTTTGGTTTTGGCTGCGAAACCGCCATTCAGCCGGAGCTCAAAGAAGCTGAGGAAATACTGGTGATAGACGCCTGGCTTACTCAGAAAATGGAGAGACAGAAAGTGATGGTGTCACGATCGCAGCCGTATTTTGATAACTCCTACCCAAGCCTGACGCCTGGAGCGCAGGTAACGGTGGAAGACCTTAACACAGGAGTGGTTTACAACTTTCAGGAAGGTGCCGACGCCTACTACTGGGATCCTGCCGATGCGCCGCTGGGCGAAGTAGGCCATACTTACAAATTGGCGGTTACTTACGGTGGGGAAACTTTCGAGGCGTTGTCAACGCTCGGGCGTGTGCCCGAAGTAGATACCATATTGTACAAATACAATTCCAAAGACTTCAATATATTGGAATCGTACTACTCGGCAGAGTTTGTGGCGGTTGACCCGCTAGGAGAGGGCGATGCGTACTGGATCAAGGCGTGGAAAAATGGTAACTACCTGGGCAAACCCTCGGAGATCAATATTGCTTTCGATGCGGGCTTGTCGCCAAGCCAGTCGGTGGATGGAGAAGTATTCCATCAGGTTATCCGCCGTGACTTTGTGAACCCGTTGGATCCGCTGCCCGACAGGAAAAACTACTACCACCCGCCCTACGAGATAGGCGACTCGCTGTATGTGGAGATTCATTCAATTGATCCTGTGACATTCGAATACCTGACGGGCGTCATTCTGCAGACCAACAGGCCCGGAGGTTTCTCTGAGCTATTTGCTACTCCCCTGGCCAATGTGATGACCAACGTGAAGAGCACCGATGAAAATTCGAACACCAACGTGGCAGGCTTCTTCAATGTGTCTGCTGTTAGCTCAGGAGGTGGCAAGATCACCCAAGCAGTCGCTGATGAAGCAAGGGCCAATGCAGGTAAATAGTAGTAATGGTGTGGCGGCGAGCCCTGACTGTTTCGCTGCCATACCTTTTTAAAAGCTTTTATTTTTTTTCATGCTATCTAAAATCGCATCCAGAACAATGCTCAAGGCGCTGGCATTGGCAGCTATCAGTTTTCTATCAATTATTAAACTACAAGCGCAGGTCTCCACTACTGAAAATATCGTTGGAACCAACCACTTTATCGATTCAAAGATTCTTGATGAGGAAAGACAAATTCAGATCTATCTGCCTGAGGGATATGGTGAGGAGGAAAAGCGTTACTCCGTTATTTTCATACTGGATGGTCAGCGATTTTTTCTTCATACCGTAGGTCTTGCCGCCACTTTCAAGCAATATCAGCTAACACCGGAGTTCATAGTAGTGGGCATCACTAATAGCTATCCGCAACGCTTCAATCACTTCGCCGACGGCAAACAGCAGTTCGCTGAGTTTATTGAAAAAGAGCTGATGCCTTATGTGGAAAGCAGCTATCGAACCAGTGGCGAACGACTGTTGTTTGGTTGGGAATACGCAGGAAGTTTTGCTTTCCACATGCTTGCAAATCACCCGTCTTTGTTTGATGGCTACATGTTGGCAAGCCCCTTCCCCCTTCTGGACAAAGTGGACGTGCTGGATAAGCTGCCGGCACTCAACAAATCTCTTTACTTTTCAGTAAGCCCCAATGAATTTGAAGTGAACCGGGGAGTCGACAAGCTGGATTCCCTGCTTTCAGAAAAGGATTTGCCTGGGCTCGATTGGACTTGTTTCCGACTGGAAAATGAAGAACACCGCTCCACAGGTTACTCCACGCTGTATCATGGCCTTCGAAAATACTTCAGGTACTATCCTGAATTGCAGGTAGATGATTTGCAAGCGTTTGTCGAGGCAGGTGGCATGGCATACGCCCATAGTTACACCAAAGAAAGGGCTTCCCGGTATGGGTTTTCACCAAACATGTCTTTGTGGTCAAGGTTTACTATTGTTCGAAGCGCTGTGCGAGCCAGGGATTATACCCGCTTCCGGGAGTTTTATGAGGCATTGGGTTCAGCTATGTTGATCAGCGACTTGATAGAAGGAGGAAGAAGCTATGGCGCTTTTTCCATCGCCGATTTTTTAGTTGAAAATGGTCAACATAAGCAGGCCATTGATATCTACCTGGCTCTTTTGAAACAGTCTCCCGACTCTGCTGATCTGCTGAGTACACTCGCAGGGGCTTATCAGGCTCTGGGCAATCAAGGTGAAGCGAAGAAATATCTTCAGAAGTTCAAGAAGCTAAAGCAGCAAAAGTAAGCAGCAGCCTTTTAAAGGGCGTTCGGCAATCTCTGTTATCGATAGAGATTGCCCTTTATTTTTACAGCCCCCGGATAATCAAATTTCAATAAAAAGCTCATCCGCTCCCTTCTTAACCAAAGTCAATGAAATCGGTTTTTCACCACTCTAATTTTGGGTATTCAAAAACGAAAAACAGTTAAATCAATTTCAAAAATTCAAAACAGTGAAGAAGATGAAAAAGTCAATTTCAACAATCGTAGTAATGATCATGATGGTGGTTATCAGCTCTTGTGGGGCTGGCAGGGCCATCATGCGCAACCAAAACCAAAGCTCCACTCAGGTGCATCTGAAGGAGAATAATTTTAAGGTGATCGGCAGTGTCAGCGGTAGCGCAGAGGCTAAGTACTGGGTGCTAATCGGTGGAAGAAAAAGACAGCAGATGTACAACGAAGCGTACGCCGAAATGGTGAAGTCAGCAGGATTGATGGACGGTCCCAGAGCGCTGGTGAATTTGCTTACAGAAGAGCATGTCGGCGGTGTGCCTCCATTCTTTTTGAAGCGAACCATTACCGTGAGCGGCCATGTGGTAGAATTCAACAGATAGTCAAAAGCTAAAAAGGGTAGGTGCTGTTTGACTCAGGCAGCCCACCCATTTTTTTCAACAACAACAAAATTGAATCATGAACTCAAATAAAAAAATGGCAAGGATCGCCGGATTTCTGTACCTCATTATTTTCATTACAGCTGGTTTCAGTGAAGGCTACGTCCGTGCCGGTGTGATGGTGACGGGCGATGCAGCAGCGACCGCTCAAAATATTGTGGCCTCAGAGGGCCTGTTTCGCCTTGGCTTTGCAGCCGACCTGGTGGCCTTCCTGTGCGATCTGGTGGTGTCCGTGCTGCTGTATCAGTTGCTCAAGCCAGTGAATAAAACCCTCTCACTCACAGCAGCGCTACTTCGCTTGCTGGCTCATCCGGCCATCGCCAGTGTGAACCTGCTCAACCACTACATGGCCCTGCAGCTACTCGATGGCTCCGACTACCTGTCGGTATTCAGCCCTGATCAGCTTAATGCTTTGGCGCTGTTTTTTCTCAATATGCACACGGTTGGCTACCTGATCGCAGGAGCGTTCTTTGGGCTTCATTGTGTATTGCTTGGCTACCTGATCATCAAATCCGATGGCTTTCCAGCCTGGTTGGGGACTATGATCATCATCGCCGCTTTGGGCTACCTAATTAACAGCTTCGGCAATTTTCTGGCTCCGGGACACGAAGAGCTCTTCGATAATATAGTGGTGGGGCCGGCAGTACTGGCAGAAATGTCACTCTGTCTGTGGCTGCTGATCAAGGGTGTGTCAGTCAGAAAGATGACATCGAAGGCCATCGTAGCCTGATTTTATAACCAAGGTCAAAAACTCAAAACATTATTTAAAATGAATGCAATTGTATATCAACGATATGGGTCGCCCGATGTGTTAGAACTGAAGGACGTACAAAAACCCATGCCGGGCCCCGGTGAGGTGCTCGTAAAAGTGCACGCAGCCTCCGTGAATGCGGCAGACAAGCACCTGTTGAGAGGGCAGCCGTTTCCAGTTCGAATGATGGCTGGTTTTTTCAAACCCAAGAACAATATCCTT contains:
- the rpsF gene encoding 30S ribosomal protein S6, whose product is MLNNYETVFILTPVLSDVQMKDAVEKFKTVAVDNGADMVNEENWGLKKLAYPIQHKTTGFYQYFEFKAAPGVVAALETEFRRDEKVMRFLTVALNKDAVEYNNKRRKGEFNKKDKEVAA
- a CDS encoding O-methyltransferase, translated to MLLSRRLYPAKAYFSYWLNAVDEQSLHGPFLFKFYNEVLKPKSPSAAFEPIEKLRKALLKDKRLIDLQDPGAGSLVSLSQQRTVASIAKHSLSSQAFCFFLYRLTRFQQPEHSLEIGTSLGISAAYINKASSGQLTTIEGSPAIAAMARETFDRLACQNIKLIEGRAQEALIPFIQTTPKLDLVFIDAHHSEEATLSFFETLRGSLHQQSIVVVGDIHWSAGMDRAWQQLTQHETVTLSVDIFHAGILFFNPDLRKETEVLWC
- the apaG gene encoding Co2+/Mg2+ efflux protein ApaG: MVTEITEGVKVSVITEYQPEYSNPKQMHFVFTYKITIENCGDNTIQLLRRHWYIHDLNTQVREVEGEGVVGQQPILEPGETHQYVSGCNLRSGVGKMLGSYLMEKVLDGKKFQVKIPEFTMVVPYKLN
- the rpsR gene encoding 30S ribosomal protein S18, with the translated sequence MTLMNEPINRDIQKIKKYCRFKKNGIKYIDYKDANFLLKFVNEQGKILPRRLTGTSLKFQKKVAQAVKRARHIAILPYVTDSLK
- a CDS encoding DUF7793 family protein, whose protein sequence is MDVKVPTDRPTWEGEIATYWFEDEILVSLSKSIKRTVELIAGNVELVKDIAHSKPIPLLIYLKNSPVPDKETQKFSREMLPDIYTAMAIVSKPGLSRFIMNLLFSMSKPPIPMKSFTDAEKAKKWLKKVTN
- a CDS encoding chromosome segregation protein SMC translates to MSEGGSNNKKQQSIVIALAILLLLALVKIGIDYSTNKSLTADNMAKQEELTETYFSLDSVSSELDKRIQTITELGGEIDTLLKVKEQLEKEKEAIRTRSNREIGQLKARVEGYRELLVAQDEEITKLRAINEKLLTENTGLKEEKNELTASIRDLNQSKNKLEEKVALASQLKVENMVIAAVNSRGKETIGEFKNRQIESIKVTFNIAENKVAPVDGKDVLVRIVAPDGNVLFDVTRGSGTFMFDNREMYFTAKQEILFDNTRQKLSFLYNKGSEYALGIHKVEVYTDGYLMGAGSFTVK
- a CDS encoding methyltransferase domain-containing protein produces the protein MTTPLKAYFDQLADKQARILIPGAGNGYEAEYLFKVGFQNVFVIDLSREPLNNLRQRVPELPQEQLIEGDFFDHNGQYDLIVEQTFFCAIDPSLRQRYAGKTYELLRPGGKFVGVLFDDPLNSDRPPFGGNAAEYRTYFEPLFDFKVFETCYNSIPPRAGRELFIHLTKKETIS
- a CDS encoding DUF4249 domain-containing protein, with product MKKIIYIALIVFGFGCETAIQPELKEAEEILVIDAWLTQKMERQKVMVSRSQPYFDNSYPSLTPGAQVTVEDLNTGVVYNFQEGADAYYWDPADAPLGEVGHTYKLAVTYGGETFEALSTLGRVPEVDTILYKYNSKDFNILESYYSAEFVAVDPLGEGDAYWIKAWKNGNYLGKPSEINIAFDAGLSPSQSVDGEVFHQVIRRDFVNPLDPLPDRKNYYHPPYEIGDSLYVEIHSIDPVTFEYLTGVILQTNRPGGFSELFATPLANVMTNVKSTDENSNTNVAGFFNVSAVSSGGGKITQAVADEARANAGK
- the ung gene encoding uracil-DNA glycosylase, coding for MDVKIEESWKKKLLPEFDKSYFVDLTSFVKDEYSKHIVYPPGKEIFSAFAHCPFDQVKVVIIGQDPYHGANQANGLCFSVKDGIKMPPSLVNIFKELANDLGKDIPPSGNLERWADQGVLLLNATLTVRASSPGSHQNRGWETFTDEVIKTVSAEKENVVFILWGAYAQRKGAVIDKSKHCVIESPHPSPFSAHSGFFGSKPFSKTNEYLKSKGLREVDW
- a CDS encoding glycoside hydrolase family 43 protein, which produces MKLLTKLNQLVLLCAVVCFSACDQKTTSNSSETEAETDTDSLGAISQPLVTDLYTADPSAHVFNGKIYIYPSHDFDAGIPANDNGDHFGMVDYHVYSMDKIGRPVTDHGIALHIDNVPWAGRQMWAPDAALKDGKYFFYFPAKDKEDVFRIGVAVAATPDGPFTPMDEPIEGSYSIDPAVFTDADGSSYMYFGGIWGGQLQRWETGEYVSYDSFPAGDQPAIRPRVARMNDDMLGFAEDVRQVDILDENGAPLLAADNNRRFFEAAWVHKYNGKYYFSYSTGDTHFICYATGDNPYGPFTYQGVVLNPVIGWTNHHSIVEVDGKWYLFYHDSTLSGGQTHLRNIKVTELTYRPDGSIITIDPYTKK
- a CDS encoding TonB-dependent receptor, translated to MKTIFTGALCLLLALTAFGQAKQFTISGYLKDESNGEALIGANVFVREISGGTTANVYGFYSITLAEGTYNLDVSYVGYGDTHKVIDLTQDIRLDLELRSADAELETVVITSEAIDENVASIEMSTIELEMKAIEKLPAFAGEVDVLKSIQLLPGVSSVGEGTAGFNVRGGSVGQNLVLLDEAPVYQSSHLFGFFSVFNPDAVKDVKLYKGGIPTRYGGRLSSILDIRMKEGNNKDYDVAGGVGTVFSRLAVEGPIKKDKSSFIIAGRRSYADVLVRPFTNMLSDGAGMYFYDLTAKTNFNINDINRVYVSGYLGRDVFSFDESQGFDWGNRTATVRWNHLYGNKLFSNFSAFYSNYDYGFSFGTNKLDKFDWAAEVSTWNFKPEFNWFLNVNNELTFGGEAILYGFEPANASTVNNGIRTDISLDRRKALETAVYLSNDQKLSDKLFAQYGVRFSYFNNLGGSLMTYGDTLAGVEKPLLAVTEKGDWESIASYQNVEPRASLRYQLSELSSVKASYNRMSQYIHQISNTTASTPIDIWQPSDNNIAPQMGNQVAMGYFRNIGGKRFETSAEVYYKWNKNQVDYIDGAELFINEFIASQLLSGVGRAYGLELYVKKNAGRLTGWVSYTLGKSELKVDGINFGNDRKNHEGNWYATRFDQRHNLKVAGFYDLTKRVSLSANFSFMSGTPTTFPTDRYMSAGYVIPYVSGSERNNFRLPNYHRLDASLTINNVWRGKKNRSGNDHIVFSVYNLYARKNPFSIYFSQGRDRQMTDAPQQTAAKQLSLIGTLIPAVTYNFKF